From a single Trachemys scripta elegans isolate TJP31775 chromosome 17, CAS_Tse_1.0, whole genome shotgun sequence genomic region:
- the CERCAM gene encoding inactive glycosyltransferase 25 family member 3 isoform X2, with the protein MEKHYRYIEWKSVEEPSSYPDELGPKHWTDERYEHVMRLKQEALSFARAKRADYLLLTDTDSILTNNQTLTFLISQNKSVIAPMLDSQTYYSNFWCGITPQGYYRRTADYFPTKNRQRVGCFTVPMVYATFLLDLRKEGTSELAFHPPHPNYTWPFDDIIVFAYSCQAAGVQIYVCNQERFGYINVPVKSHQTLEDERINFVHLILEAMVDGPPMYPSEHVSLSPKHLGKMGFDEIFLISLVRRPDRRQRMLSSLYELEIDPLVVDAVDGSALNSSDIKILGVDLLPGYYDPFSGRTLTKGEVGCFLSHYYIWKEIVARGLEKSVVFEDDVRFEAYFKVRLTRLMEELEWAQLDWDLIYLGRKQVNSDDEEPVEDVRNLVVAEYSYWTLAYIISQRGAQKLIAAEPLSKMLPVDEFLPIMSDKHPNEDYKQHFANRDLLVYSVHPLLAYPTHYAGDSKWLSDTETSTIWDDDSKKTDWSGSQKTLKDSRSNAGHSFRSTSRDEL; encoded by the exons ATGGAGAAACACTATCGCTACATTGAGTGGAAGTCCGTGGAAGAGCCCAG CTCTTACCCCGATGAACTTGGCCCCAAGCACTGGACAGACGAACGCTATGAACACGTCATGAGGCTCAAGCAGGAAGCTCTGAGCTTCGCCCGGGCCAAGAGGGCTGATTATCTCCTG CTCACCGATACAGACAGCATCCTGACCAACAATCAGACCCTGACGTTCCTGATCTCGCAGAACAAGTCGGTGATCGCCCCCATGCTGGATTCCCAGACGTATTACTCCAACTTCTGGTGTGGGATAACCCCTCAG GGTTACTACCGCAGGACAGCAGACTATTTTCCCACCAAGAATCGCCAGCGCGTGGGCTGCTTCACCGTCCCCATGGTGTACGCCACCTTCCTGCTTGACCTGCGAAAAGAGGGGACCTCCGAGCTCGCCTTCCACCCGCCCCACCCCAACTACACCTGGCCCTTCGACGACATCATCGTCTTCGCCTACTCCTGCCAAGCAGCGG GAGTCCAGATCTACGTGTGTAACCAGGAGCGATTTGGTTACATCAATGTCCCGGTGAAGTCCCATCAGACATTAGAGGACGAACGCATCAACTTCGTACACCTCATCCTGGAAGCCATGG TGGACGGCCCCCCGATGTACCCCTCTGAGCACGTTTCCCTCAGCCCCAAGCACCTCGGTAAAATGGGCTTTGATGAG ATTTTCCTGATTAGCCTGGTGCGGCGGCCAGACCGGCGCCAGCGGATGCTGAGTTCTCTGTATGAGCTGGAGATAGACCCCCTCGTGGTGGATGCTGTGGATGGGAG TGCCCTGAACAGCAGTGACATTAAGATCCTGGGTGTGGATCTGCTCCCAGGATACTACGACCCGTTCTCTGGCAGGACGCTCACCAAGGGGGAGGTTGGTTGCTTCCTCAGCCATTATTACATCTGGAAAGAG ATCGTGGCACGGGGGCTGGAGAAGTCGGTGGTGTTTGAGGATGACGTGCGCTTCGAGGCCTATTTCAAGGTGCGGCTGACGCGGCTGATGGAGGAGCTGGAGTGGGCACAGCTGGACTGGGACCTGAT CTACCTGGGCAGGAAGCAGGTGAACTCGGACGACGAGGAGCCGGTGGAGGACGTGCGGAACCTGGTGGTGGCTGAATATTCCTACTGGACCCTGGCCTACATCATCTCCCAGCGGGGGGCCCAGAAGCTGATCGCGGCCGAGCCCCTGTCCAAAATGCTGCCGGTGGACGAGTTTCTGCCCATCATGTCTGACAAGCACCCAAA CGAGGATTACAAGCAGCATTTTGCTAACCGAGACCTGCTGGTGTATTCGGTGCACCCCCTGCTGGCTTACCCCACTCACTACGCTGGGGACTCCAAGTGGCTCAGCGACACGGAGACGTCTACCATCTGGGATGACGACTCCAAGAAGACGGACTGGAGCGGCTCGCAGAAAACACTGAAGGATTCCCGAAGCAACGCTGGCCATTCCTTCCGCTCGACCTCCCGGGATGAGCTCTAA
- the CERCAM gene encoding inactive glycosyltransferase 25 family member 3 isoform X1, with protein MRPPAAALLRCALLLLLRGCPGQEEEGGRPAGQQQELPTVVIAILARNSEHSLPHYLGALERLDYPKERISVWCATDHNIDNTTKILWEWLTAMEKHYRYIEWKSVEEPSSYPDELGPKHWTDERYEHVMRLKQEALSFARAKRADYLLLTDTDSILTNNQTLTFLISQNKSVIAPMLDSQTYYSNFWCGITPQGYYRRTADYFPTKNRQRVGCFTVPMVYATFLLDLRKEGTSELAFHPPHPNYTWPFDDIIVFAYSCQAAGVQIYVCNQERFGYINVPVKSHQTLEDERINFVHLILEAMVDGPPMYPSEHVSLSPKHLGKMGFDEIFLISLVRRPDRRQRMLSSLYELEIDPLVVDAVDGSALNSSDIKILGVDLLPGYYDPFSGRTLTKGEVGCFLSHYYIWKEIVARGLEKSVVFEDDVRFEAYFKVRLTRLMEELEWAQLDWDLIYLGRKQVNSDDEEPVEDVRNLVVAEYSYWTLAYIISQRGAQKLIAAEPLSKMLPVDEFLPIMSDKHPNEDYKQHFANRDLLVYSVHPLLAYPTHYAGDSKWLSDTETSTIWDDDSKKTDWSGSQKTLKDSRSNAGHSFRSTSRDEL; from the exons ATGCGCCCCCCCGCCGCTGCTCTGCTGCGCTgcgccctgctgctgctgctgaggggttgccccgggcaggaggaggaaggggggcgCCCGGccgggcagcagcaggagctgcccaCCGTGGTGATCGCCATCCTGGCCCGCAACTCGGAGCACTCGCTGCCCCATTACCTGGGGGCCTTGGAGCGCCTGGACTACCCCAAGGAGCGCATCTCTGTCTG GTGTGCAACGGACCACAATATCGACAACACAACCAAGATCCTGTGGGAATGGCTTACGGCCATGGAGAAACACTATCGCTACATTGAGTGGAAGTCCGTGGAAGAGCCCAG CTCTTACCCCGATGAACTTGGCCCCAAGCACTGGACAGACGAACGCTATGAACACGTCATGAGGCTCAAGCAGGAAGCTCTGAGCTTCGCCCGGGCCAAGAGGGCTGATTATCTCCTG CTCACCGATACAGACAGCATCCTGACCAACAATCAGACCCTGACGTTCCTGATCTCGCAGAACAAGTCGGTGATCGCCCCCATGCTGGATTCCCAGACGTATTACTCCAACTTCTGGTGTGGGATAACCCCTCAG GGTTACTACCGCAGGACAGCAGACTATTTTCCCACCAAGAATCGCCAGCGCGTGGGCTGCTTCACCGTCCCCATGGTGTACGCCACCTTCCTGCTTGACCTGCGAAAAGAGGGGACCTCCGAGCTCGCCTTCCACCCGCCCCACCCCAACTACACCTGGCCCTTCGACGACATCATCGTCTTCGCCTACTCCTGCCAAGCAGCGG GAGTCCAGATCTACGTGTGTAACCAGGAGCGATTTGGTTACATCAATGTCCCGGTGAAGTCCCATCAGACATTAGAGGACGAACGCATCAACTTCGTACACCTCATCCTGGAAGCCATGG TGGACGGCCCCCCGATGTACCCCTCTGAGCACGTTTCCCTCAGCCCCAAGCACCTCGGTAAAATGGGCTTTGATGAG ATTTTCCTGATTAGCCTGGTGCGGCGGCCAGACCGGCGCCAGCGGATGCTGAGTTCTCTGTATGAGCTGGAGATAGACCCCCTCGTGGTGGATGCTGTGGATGGGAG TGCCCTGAACAGCAGTGACATTAAGATCCTGGGTGTGGATCTGCTCCCAGGATACTACGACCCGTTCTCTGGCAGGACGCTCACCAAGGGGGAGGTTGGTTGCTTCCTCAGCCATTATTACATCTGGAAAGAG ATCGTGGCACGGGGGCTGGAGAAGTCGGTGGTGTTTGAGGATGACGTGCGCTTCGAGGCCTATTTCAAGGTGCGGCTGACGCGGCTGATGGAGGAGCTGGAGTGGGCACAGCTGGACTGGGACCTGAT CTACCTGGGCAGGAAGCAGGTGAACTCGGACGACGAGGAGCCGGTGGAGGACGTGCGGAACCTGGTGGTGGCTGAATATTCCTACTGGACCCTGGCCTACATCATCTCCCAGCGGGGGGCCCAGAAGCTGATCGCGGCCGAGCCCCTGTCCAAAATGCTGCCGGTGGACGAGTTTCTGCCCATCATGTCTGACAAGCACCCAAA CGAGGATTACAAGCAGCATTTTGCTAACCGAGACCTGCTGGTGTATTCGGTGCACCCCCTGCTGGCTTACCCCACTCACTACGCTGGGGACTCCAAGTGGCTCAGCGACACGGAGACGTCTACCATCTGGGATGACGACTCCAAGAAGACGGACTGGAGCGGCTCGCAGAAAACACTGAAGGATTCCCGAAGCAACGCTGGCCATTCCTTCCGCTCGACCTCCCGGGATGAGCTCTAA